In Benincasa hispida cultivar B227 chromosome 8, ASM972705v1, whole genome shotgun sequence, the sequence ttataatgcattttaattagttaaaaacaCAAGGAGTGGGACGAGATAGAAGAAGTGTAGGTGAAGCAACAAGAAGTCTCTCTAGATCCTGATGAATTGGTTGATGATGCACCAATTCGAGGGATTAGACTGTTAATGAGGTGTATGTGAGAAGTAGTATAACTATGTTGGAGTCTGCATGGTATGAAGAAGCTAAACGAGATCAGAAGTGGATGGAGGCAATGAAGGAGGAGCTAAGAATGATAAAGAAGATCAAGACATGGGAGCTAGTGGAAAGGCCTACAAACAGAAAAGTGATTGGAATCAAATTGGTTTTTAAGACCAAATTGAAGCCTGATGACTCTATGAAGAGCTCAAGGCTAGATTAGTGGTGAAAGGGCATGCACGAGTATAGAGAGTTAATTTCTCTAAGACTTTTGTACTTGTTACAAAGATGGACACAATCAGATTACTATTGATTGTGTCAGTTTAATATAGATGGAAGGTGTATCAATGTGAAGTCAACATTCCTAAATAGAGTGTTAGAAGAAAGATCTATGTTAAGCAACCAGATGGGTTCATCACACCAAGACAAAAGCAAAAGATTTATTTGTTGGAGAAGGTTCTCTTAATGGGTTGAAGCAAGCTCTCAAGGTATGGTATGGCAAGATGAATGAATACTTGATGAACTTGGATTTTGTAAAGAGTTTTAGTGAATCCACACTCTATGTGAAGAAATTAAgtattgatattttgatttattgatgATAAGAAATGATGGTGCTCAAATAGGAGTGTTCAAATAAGAAATGATGAAGGCATTTGAGGTAATTGATTTAGGTCTGATGCCTTAGTTCCTGGATATGGAGATTCAACAAGGACAAAATGAAATATTTCTTTATCAAAAGAAGTACGTGAGAGAGATATTGAAGAGGTTCAATATGGAGAGTATAAGAATGTAAACACTCTAATGATTCAAAAAGAGAAGTTGCAAAAGGTTGATGGAGCAGAACGTGCAAATGAGAATGTGTACAGAAGTCTAGTTAGATGTCTCATGTATCTCACATCCACTAGGTCTAACATCATGTACATTGTAAGTGTCTTATCTAGATTTATTTATTGTCCAAAAAAGAATCACATGGTTGCTACAAAAAGGGTTCTAAGATATCTTAAAGGCACATTGtcttttgggataaaatttagCAAAGTTGAGATTTTTGAGTTATGGGGTTACTTAGATAATGAATGGGTTGAGTCACTTGATGATATGAAAAGCATCTTTGGATATTGTTTCACTTGACTATAAGTGTTTCTCATGATGTTTAAGAAAACAAGATACAGTGGCTCAATCAACTACAAAAGTTGAGGTCATTGCAACAATTACAACGGTAAACTTATTTGATTGAAGAAATTGATGCATGTCTGATGTTTAAAGCAAGAAGAGAGTGTGAATGCAATGTAGAATCAATCTACATTAACTATTTCTTTAAATCTAGTTTTTCATGAAAGAACCAAGCACTTTAAGATAAAACATTGTGTTTTAAGAGATGCAAATGGAAAGAGAAGTTTAACTGGCTCATTGCAACTCAGAGAATcaaataacaaatatttttacTAAGTCTTTTTGTGTTAGTCGTTTTCTAGTTCTTAAGAACAAgctgaaaaattatttttagttgtTTGAATTAGTCTAAAGTTCTAGTTTCTAGCAAAGTAGTTAGATATCCATATTTAGAGTTAAGTGGCTAGTTTTGTTAAATATCTATATTTAGAGTTAGTGGCTAGTTTTGTGGAGTTAAATTAGTGGATTTTGGTTCATTCAAGCCCATTACATGAGTTGAACTGGAATGATTCAAAAACCCCAGTGGATCAAGCATCTGAAGCCCATttgtaaaaaacaaaacaaaacaaagcaaacaaaccaacaaaacaaaaatgataaaagacCAAACAAAAAGAGACAAAGAATGCCCTTGGCTTGAAGTTCACAAGGTCAAAAAGATCAAAAGTAGCCCGGTGGGATGGGACAAAAGGTGGGAATTTCTTGTATCCATCAAAGCATGTTCTTTTTTTACAACTTTCAGTACAACTGATTACACTAACAAGGTCAATGAAACTGAGGGAATGGAAGAAGCTCTTCCTTCATCTACCTCAAAAAAGAGAGCCTAATCTAATTCAGAAATGAGAAGCTAATGAGACATTAAATTcccaattaaagaagaaaaaaaaaatatatcaaacaaAAGAAACTCCACTCTATCTATATGGAGGAAAGATCTTCATATATAGTCTTGATACCTGGTCTTTCGGATACCGTTCGAATACATCGTAAAGCTATACCGAGCACCTCCTTCATACCCTTCTCTGCTGCTGCATTGCTCATTTCGGGTAATAATAAGGTATCGAAACAGTCAGAGCCCCGCCCTTCGGCCACCCGTAAACGCACCCAATCTGTTAGATCAACTCCTCCCTCTTCACCAGAGATCACATCACCGGCACATCTTCCAGTTAGAAGTTCCAAAAGTATCACTCCAAATGCATAGACATCAGACTTGAAGGAGGGCTGTGGCTTCTTGGAAGCTGCCAACTCTGGGGCGCGGTAGCCTAAGACCCCAGCGTCGAGAATTTGTTCAATGGTGCCAGCATGAGTCATGAGGCGATGAAGGCAATAATCAGCTACTCGAGCATTCAGGTCTGCTCCATCTAGTAGTACATTTGTTGCTTTAAGATTCCCGTGTGGAACAGCTCGATCGAAATGGAGATAGTTCAGGCCACGTGCTATATCAACGGCTATCTTGAGCCTTTGAGCCCATGTCAAAGGACCTTTTCTTCCCGGGCGATCTGAAATAAAGTTTGGCAGGAAACCATTCAAAATTGCAAGAAAAAATCATCTGAAGATCAGAACTGAAAGATCCCATGGAAAATGAAACAAGCAATCTTTCATCGATTATGTTTGAATCAGCACAGCAGTATAAAGAAAAGTTTTGAACACCCCAAATCAAGTATCTTGTTTCAATCTTGTTACCTTGCTCAACACAAAGAAAGCATGCTTCCTAACTACCAATTAGTTCTTTTGATGTGACAGATAAATAGGAAAATATATTGGTCTATTTCAACTTTTCCATCCTATAGCAATAGCAATGACAGAGATTCACAAGCTTTACTAGTTCAATTCAATAGAGAGtaattttccattttcactTGGCAATAAATATATGGTTAAAGCAGAATGGAAAAATGAATTAAGCCAAGAGTTACCATATAGAAAGACTGCAAGGCTTCCAGGTGAGATATAGTCCGAAAGAATGAGCTTCTCATGCTGTGTAGGCCCCCAATAATACCCTCTTAAGCCAACGACGTTCGGATGCCTGATATTTGCAAACTTTTTAGCCTCCTTAGCAAATTCCTTTCTCTGCTTCGCTACACCTTCTCTCAACCACTTAACCGTCAAGAACATCCCACTCTCTAGTGTTGCCCTGTAAGAAGTTCCATGGCTGCTTCTCCCTAACACTTCAGCTGGAGCTCTTGATAGTTCCTCTGGTGTCAATGAGATTGAATCGTCAAGAAAATGAAGTTCACCAACCAAACGATCAGGTGATCTCACATCCAGTCTTGCAAGGTTTTCAGCAGTAAATGAATCGCCTGATTCAGGTGACCAAGAGAAATGACTGTTCTTCGCTGGGGAGAAACCAGTTCCTGCTGCTAGTTTCTCATCGGGGCTGATTATCTCAGATGATGACCCTTTCCTTGAAGTCACAAGGTCCTCAGCTGAAACAACCAGATTGCTACCGGCTCCAGTTCCACCAATGCCGGAGGAGCTTAGAGAACTACGTCTATGAGTGTCCTTAGTACTGGCAAGCTCAGGAGGATTTTTCCTTGATATGCAGATGTAATGAAAGAAAATAGCAAGGAGGATAATAATAACCAATGCAATCACACATGAGAcaattattattacttttacaattgtgttcattttctttctccctGATTTACCATCTGGATTATTGCTTGATCCAGGACTATTTGGAAGAATCAGTCTAGAATTTCCAGGATAGAATGAAGAACGTGGAAATTTTCTCAGATTTTCAGGGACAGTTCCCGAAAGATCATTAGATGAAACATTGAAGTTCTGAATATCACTTGACAAGTTGCTTGGAAGGGGACCTGTGAAATGATTTTGTGATATATCTAATGAGATCAATGCACTCAGATCGGACATAGACGTAGGCAAGGATCCAGAAAAATTGTTTCCAGCAATATTCAGCATTGTAAGGCcagttaaagatataaattcaTCAGGAAAATAGCCATTGAGCTGATTATGAGAAAGATCGAGAACCTCAAGGTTAGCTTGACCTGGGGAAGGAAGCAAGAACTTAACAGCGCCGCTGAGTAAATTACTTTCCAGATAGAGCTCTTCCAAAGTGGAGATTGTGAGCAAATCAGCCAACAAAGGTCCATTAAACTGGTTAAAGCTCAGATCAAGGACTTGAAGCTTCGGATACTTGGTAATAGCACTCGGGAGTGAACTACTCAGAGTATTATGGGACAAGTTTAGAAAATTTAACCGCAAGAACTGTGGAGTTACGTCAGGTATTGGCCCTGTCAAAAGATTCTGACTGAGATCAAGGAATTCAAGGTTCCCCCACTTTATGATCCTCGTTAAATTTCCCTCAAATTTGTTGTTTGAGAGATCAAGCACAACACAACTTCCAGTCAGCAATGGAAGTTCACCAGTAAGCTGATTGGACGACAAATTGAGGACGCGTAAGGTGGTTGATGTGATCATACTTACTGACCCTGAATGATAAACCAATCTGTTAGCACATAATTAAAGTAGAACCACGAAAAGCTACGTTAAAGAATATAAGAAATTAGCTATAATATTAACTAATGTAAGAAGCAAGTTAGGTACCTGAAAGATTGTTGGCGCTCAAATCCAGTTCAGTTAAAACTGAAGCATCTCCTTTTAATAGGTTATTAGGAATATCTCCAGAAAATCTATTGTTGCTCAGTTTCAAGATTTGGAGATCATACACAAAACTAAAACCAGGTAGCTCTCCTGAAAGCTGATTGTAACTTAAATCCAACGTTTTCAAGTTTTCAAACAGTGATACCTCGCCTCCATTAACCAATGATCCAGTAAGCTGGTTGTGACTTAGGTTTAAATGCTTGATGGAATCAGAAAGTCGAGGCAAAAACTTCCCATGCTCCTTGTCAGAGCTCGTTAGCATGTTGTTACTGAAGTCAACATGAGTGGCACCAGACAAAGTGAAAAACTGGACATCTAGTGTGCCATCAAGCATATTACCATGCAAGTCAAGCACCTCAAGCTCTGAAAGGAGCTCAAAACCCTTTGGAATCCTCTTAGTAAAACTATTGAAAGATAGATCTAGATATACCAAGTTTGTCAGTTTAGTCAATGCTGTAGGCAGAGAGCCAGAAAACGAGTTACGACTCAAATCCAGTGATAGGATTGATTGAAGATCAGCAATTGGATCAATATTACCCGAGAAGTTGTTGCCAGCCAATGATAGGTTCTGCAAGCTAGTTAACTTACCAATCCCCTCTGGTAAGGATGAAGAAAAAAGGTTATTCGAAATATCAAGAAACTCTAGACTTTGAAACTCAGCTATATTGTCTGGCATCTTCCCTGTTATCGAGTTGTTCGACAAGGAA encodes:
- the LOC120083246 gene encoding LRR receptor-like serine/threonine-protein kinase GHR1, with the protein product MRALRILVVSLLLVSAMAQLPSQDILALLEFKKGIKHDPTGFVVSSWNEESIDFDGCPSSWNGIVCNSGSVAGVVLDNLGLSADVDLNVFSNLTKLAKLSLSNNSITGKMPDNIAEFQSLEFLDISNNLFSSSLPEGIGKLTSLQNLSLAGNNFSGNIDPIADLQSILSLDLSRNSFSGSLPTALTKLTNLVYLDLSFNSFTKRIPKGFELLSELEVLDLHGNMLDGTLDVQFFTLSGATHVDFSNNMLTSSDKEHGKFLPRLSDSIKHLNLSHNQLTGSLVNGGEVSLFENLKTLDLSYNQLSGELPGFSFVYDLQILKLSNNRFSGDIPNNLLKGDASVLTELDLSANNLSGSVSMITSTTLRVLNLSSNQLTGELPLLTGSCVVLDLSNNKFEGNLTRIIKWGNLEFLDLSQNLLTGPIPDVTPQFLRLNFLNLSHNTLSSSLPSAITKYPKLQVLDLSFNQFNGPLLADLLTISTLEELYLESNLLSGAVKFLLPSPGQANLEVLDLSHNQLNGYFPDEFISLTGLTMLNIAGNNFSGSLPTSMSDLSALISLDISQNHFTGPLPSNLSSDIQNFNVSSNDLSGTVPENLRKFPRSSFYPGNSRLILPNSPGSSNNPDGKSGRKKMNTIVKVIIIVSCVIALVIIILLAIFFHYICISRKNPPELASTKDTHRRSSLSSSGIGGTGAGSNLVVSAEDLVTSRKGSSSEIISPDEKLAAGTGFSPAKNSHFSWSPESGDSFTAENLARLDVRSPDRLVGELHFLDDSISLTPEELSRAPAEVLGRSSHGTSYRATLESGMFLTVKWLREGVAKQRKEFAKEAKKFANIRHPNVVGLRGYYWGPTQHEKLILSDYISPGSLAVFLYDRPGRKGPLTWAQRLKIAVDIARGLNYLHFDRAVPHGNLKATNVLLDGADLNARVADYCLHRLMTHAGTIEQILDAGVLGYRAPELAASKKPQPSFKSDVYAFGVILLELLTGRCAGDVISGEEGGVDLTDWVRLRVAEGRGSDCFDTLLLPEMSNAAAEKGMKEVLGIALRCIRTVSERPGIKTIYEDLSSI